The DNA sequence CCGAAATGCTGTTGCGTTCAGCTCGATTGGGTGGGAAGTGGAACGACAACTGGGGCAAGTCGGCTCGCTTGGAGGCAGCAGACCAATTGGTGGCGTCAGAATTTTATGACGATGCCAGAATACTCTATGAAGAACTCAGGCAAGAGTCCTTGGATCCAAGAAGCAAGGATCTGATTGCCAATCGATTGAAGAATTTACCAGACTCGTAGGCCGATCTCAGTATGAACAATAAGGTTGCCAGTGCAATCCAATCCGAAGACGCTCGGCTGATCGAACAGTTCGCGGATGTCATCTGGTCTGAATCCGGATTGGCCGAGGCGACGCTTGAGGCCTACAGGCTCGATCTCACAGCGTTCGCAAAGTGGCTGAACAGCAGCGGTAAATCCCTGTTGGACACGACTCGAAGTGATGTGATGGGGTATCTTGCCAAGCGGAAAGGCTATAGTGCGCGTTCGGTTTCCAGGCAACTGAGCACATTGCGGCGATTTTATCGGTTTTGCCTGACAGAACAGCTTGTACAGTCGTCTCCGACTGAAAATGTGAGTTCCCCATTTCATGGGAAACCCTTGCCAAAGTCGCTGACCCAGGACGAGGTGGAATTGCTGTTGAACGCACCGGACACCACAACATCCCTGGGCGTGAGGGATCGATCGATGCTGGAGACTCTTTACGGCTCCGGACTGCGGACATCCGAACTGATTAATTTATCCGTCAACTCAGTCAGTCTTCAAAACGGCTGGGTACGTCTGACCGGGAAGGGCGCAAGAGAACGGTTGGTCCCGCTCGGTGAATATGCCGTAGACTGGCTCAAGACGTATCTCGAAAGTCACCGCAAGGACCTGCTGAAACAGAAAGTCAGCGATGACCTGTATGTGACTGTCCGAGGCAGCAAAATGACGCGCCAGGCATTTTGGATGAATGTTCGCAAATATTCGACAGCAGCCGGAATCAAAACCGAACTGACACCACACTCATTGCGTCATTCCTTTGCCACACATCTTTTGAATAACGGAACTGATCTGCGAACAATTCAGCAACTGTTGGGCCATAGCGATCTGTCAACCACCCAGATCTATACACACATCTCGAAGCAGCGTCTGGCCAATCTGCTCCAGGAACACCACCCACGGGGCTAGTTCAGCGTGCGAGCCAGCATACGCCGATATTTTGACACCAGATCGTCATCCGGTCCGAGCATGTCGAATGCCTTGACCAGAGTCTTTCTACCGGCATCATCATTGAATGACCGATTTTTCCTGACGATTTCCAACAGTGATTCCAGAGCAGTTTCGAAATGACCCTGAAGCAGATTGATTGCGGCAAGGTGGAATTGGGCATCCCAATCCTCGGGGTCTTGCGCGATCCGGGCTTGCAATTCAGCTTGCGGAGACGCGTTCTCGACAATGTCGACAATTTCCAGTTTCGCGACTACTTTCCGGTATTCGGGAGAGGCAGTGTCGTCTTTGACTTTCGAGAGGTAATCGCGTGCGCTTTGATAATCGTCATCTTGCAGATAAATGCCTGCAAGACGCAGATTCGCCTCGTCAGAGTCTTCTGATTTCAGTTGCGCAATTGCCCGGGATTTATCACCATGACTCAACAACTCATCGATCGGGTCCTCCTCCTCAGCATTGTCAGCAACGACATGTTTCGAGAGAAACTGTCTGATGGCCTCTTTGGGTAGGGCGCCCATGAAACCATCCACTACATCACTGTTTTTCACCAGATATACGGTCGGTACGCTCCGTATGCCAAACTGTCCCGCAAGCGCCTGATTCTCATCAATGTTGATTTTTACAAAGTGTAGATTGTCACCGTACTCGGCGGACACTTCCTCAAGTATCGGTGTCAAGGTTTTGCAAGGCTCGCACCACGGTGCCCAGAAATCCACCAGGACCGGTACCGTGTTCGATTTTTCGATGACTTCCGCCAGGAAATTACCGGCATCAACGTCGATTGCACCTGGATCGCGAGCGGCAAATTCATCGCCCCCGATTCGAAACATGAAATACCCTCACCTCAATAGTAGCAATCCTTTGGCGCTCCCTAGGGGAATCGAACCCCTGTTCCCGGCTTGAGAGGCCGATGTCCTGACCGCTAGACGAAGGGAGCAAGTGTGAGTTGAAAATGGTATCACAAATTACATTGTTGATGTTCAATGCAACTGCCAGGTTATGAGCGAACCACAAGTCATTCAGCAAAGTGAGCATGGAATCGACATTGGCCAGTTGAGCGGTCAAGCGGTTGAGGTCATCCACAGATTGAACCGCGCCGGATTCTCTGGCGAACTTGTCGGCGGATGCGTCCGCGATCTGTTGCTCGGCAAACAGCCGAAAGACTTCGATGTGTCGACCAATGCAACACCAGAGCAGGTGAAAAGATTGTTTGAGAGAGCGACCATCATCGGTCGCCGGTTCCGTCTGGTTGAAGTTCGGATCGGTTGCGAGACCGTGCAGGTCGCCACGTATCGGGCCGCGCCTGGTGCGGCCGGCCGCAAGGGCAGGCAACGTAACTTCTCTCCCTCAGGGAAAATTCTCAAGGACAATAATTACGGAGATATTGAGCAGGACGCCTTTCGACGCGACTTGACAATCAACGCCTTGTTCCTGAATCCCTCCGAAATGACGATTTTGGACTATACAGGGGGATTTGACGATATCCGCGACGAGATAGTTCGCGTAATCGGGAGTCCGAGCGAACGATATCAGGAAGATCCCGTGCGAATGCTCAGAACAATCCGCTTCGCTGCCTCATTGGATTTTGAAATTGATCCAGATTCTGCCGAACCCCTTCCAGACTTATCCCGATTGCTGGCTGATGTCTCCAATTCGAGAATGTCGGATGAGCTCAAGAAATTGTTTTTCAGCGGTTGCGCGGTCTCGACTTTTGGATTGTTGAACGAATTCGGGATATTCACCGACCTATTTCCGGGCTACTCAAAGGTTCATGGATACAGCATGGATGAAAGCACCCTGCAGTGGCTGACGACGTTATGCCAGGAGATGGATGTCAGGGTTCGCAATGCTGAACCGCTGAGTTTCTCTTACACGTTGGCAGCAGTTCTATGGTTGCCATACAGTCGTGCGC is a window from the Acidiferrobacterales bacterium genome containing:
- the xerD gene encoding site-specific tyrosine recombinase XerD, with the protein product MNNKVASAIQSEDARLIEQFADVIWSESGLAEATLEAYRLDLTAFAKWLNSSGKSLLDTTRSDVMGYLAKRKGYSARSVSRQLSTLRRFYRFCLTEQLVQSSPTENVSSPFHGKPLPKSLTQDEVELLLNAPDTTTSLGVRDRSMLETLYGSGLRTSELINLSVNSVSLQNGWVRLTGKGARERLVPLGEYAVDWLKTYLESHRKDLLKQKVSDDLYVTVRGSKMTRQAFWMNVRKYSTAAGIKTELTPHSLRHSFATHLLNNGTDLRTIQQLLGHSDLSTTQIYTHISKQRLANLLQEHHPRG
- the trxA gene encoding thioredoxin; the protein is MFRIGGDEFAARDPGAIDVDAGNFLAEVIEKSNTVPVLVDFWAPWCEPCKTLTPILEEVSAEYGDNLHFVKINIDENQALAGQFGIRSVPTVYLVKNSDVVDGFMGALPKEAIRQFLSKHVVADNAEEEDPIDELLSHGDKSRAIAQLKSEDSDEANLRLAGIYLQDDDYQSARDYLSKVKDDTASPEYRKVVAKLEIVDIVENASPQAELQARIAQDPEDWDAQFHLAAINLLQGHFETALESLLEIVRKNRSFNDDAGRKTLVKAFDMLGPDDDLVSKYRRMLARTLN
- the pcnB gene encoding polynucleotide adenylyltransferase PcnB, which codes for MSEPQVIQQSEHGIDIGQLSGQAVEVIHRLNRAGFSGELVGGCVRDLLLGKQPKDFDVSTNATPEQVKRLFERATIIGRRFRLVEVRIGCETVQVATYRAAPGAAGRKGRQRNFSPSGKILKDNNYGDIEQDAFRRDLTINALFLNPSEMTILDYTGGFDDIRDEIVRVIGSPSERYQEDPVRMLRTIRFAASLDFEIDPDSAEPLPDLSRLLADVSNSRMSDELKKLFFSGCAVSTFGLLNEFGIFTDLFPGYSKVHGYSMDESTLQWLTTLCQEMDVRVRNAEPLSFSYTLAAVLWLPYSRALRRENARRNGRYFDPLRLAKDVLKLQNQRTYISKVHGLHILEIWRLQKKMQQTKPGTRNIIDNPRFRAAVRLLQHRIRFEEVAMKSVLGWIKVRDSQPVTGKNRPRRRRRFKPRVRN